One stretch of Pomacea canaliculata isolate SZHN2017 linkage group LG1, ASM307304v1, whole genome shotgun sequence DNA includes these proteins:
- the LOC112564028 gene encoding uncharacterized protein LOC112564028, producing MAAGGCRWLHRHVVFKCATAGLLLSAAVFLLGFSLPHWHPAAGLWSACGNTECAASLSVPWLGAVQGLLCLSLLGYILCISAEIYQDLLKVPPAPDNNAVEALALCTGVTGLIGAILFASKAVDSHAAHLGWSFWLVMSSSILVLISAMVIALSRKFHAQNISQPPRTIMTPVSSVLVPDFQPTGILAPTIGRSKQASHKLGLSMDIPPPPYALPPPYPYTLVQFVPPQIVYPLPQITAPVEPKLST from the exons ATGGCCGCCGGCGGGTGTCGGTGGCTTCACAGACATGTTGTGTTCAAGTGTGCAACAGCAGGGTTGTTGCTGTCTGCTGCTGTCTTCCTTCTTGGATTCTCGCTGCCACACTGGCACCCAGCCGCGGGACTGTGGTCGGCCTGTGGAAACACGGAGTGTGCCGCCTCTCTCTCAG TACCTTGGCTTGGTGCCGTACAGGGCCTGCTGTGCCTGTCGCTGCTAGGCTACATCCTGTGTATCAGTGCTGAAATATACCAAGACCTTTTAAAAGTTCCACCTGCACCAGACAATAATGCCGTTGAAGCTCTGGCGTTGTGTACAG gTGTTACAGGTCTAATAGGGGCTATCCTGTTTGCAAGCAAAGCTGTCGATTCGCATGCAGCGCATCTTGGGTGGAGCTTCTGGCTAGTGATGTCTTCCTCCATTCTAGTGCTCATCTCTGCCATGGTCATTGCTCTCAGCCGCAAGTTCCATGCACAGAACATCTCTCAGCCACCCAGAACTATTATGACACCTGTGTCTTCTGTACTGGTTCCAGACTTCCAGCCTACTGGCATTCTAGCTCCAACTATAGGAAGAAGCAAGCAGGCTTCTCACAAGCTGGGTCTAAGCATGGACATTCCACCCCCTCCATACGCACTGCCACCACCCTACCCTTATACCCTTGTACAGTTTGTACCCCCACAGATTGTTTATCCCCTGCCACAAATCACTGCACCTGTAGAACCTAAACTGTCAACATAA
- the LOC112564007 gene encoding uncharacterized protein LOC112564007, translating to MAGHVTAQHPEVSSGRRQQVQVNRRLVRFKFRHCIFKLGVIGVLVAVFFIVFGLCGPGWASHYYLWTDELYQSNKASVAAVRVLYCVTITGIILSLALEAYQDFCKVPPPAENKAVEIVSFIAGLSGIVGTVIFSLLFPGNENLGWAFGLSATSSTLTTVSSLLIAGSRVFHKDSLTSAIADSTVAGTSAADDGHLAPPGIPLQNFQATAYPERYLSEFPHSSSATSSRSADAVETSSDVHAQYVQPADGAPPFYVMGGHVVPPSAPPFTGDSGRDPLGSFTPVVPSAPPLEDVLY from the exons ATGGCGGGGCACGTCACAGCGCAACATCCGGAAGTGTCGTCAGGGCGGCGCCAGCAGGTGCAGGTGAACAGACGTCTTGTCCGTTTCAAGTTCCGCCACTGCATCTTTAAACTTGGAGTCATCGGAGTTCTCGTCGCCGTCTTTTTCATCGTCTTCGGACTTTGCGGTCCTGGCTGGGCTAGTCATTACTATCTGTGGACGGATGAACTATACCAAAGTAATAAAG CGAGTGTCGCCGCCGTCAGAGTGCTGTACTGCGTGACAATAACTGGAATCATCTTGTCCCTGGCGCTGGAGGCTTATCAGGATTTTTGCAAAGTACCTCCGCCAGCTGAGAACAAGGCTGTGGAAATCGTTTCCTTCATAGCAG GTCTTTCGGGAATCGTCGGCACCGTCATATTTTCGTTGCTTTTCCCGGGAAACGAGAACCTGGGTTGGGCCTTTGGTCTGTCGGCCACGTCATCGACCCTCACCACCGTGTCCTCCCTTCTGATTGCTGGTAGCCGTGTGTTCCACAAGGATTCGCTGACCTCGGCCATAGCAGACTCAACAGTGGCAGGAACATCAGCTGCTGACGACGGGCACCTGGCGCCACCTGGCATTCCCCTGCAGAACTTTCAAGCAACCGCTTATCCCGAGAGGTACTTGTCGGAGTTTCCTCACTCATCGTCCGCCACGTCATCAAGGAGCGCAGATGCAGTTGAAACATCGAGCGATGTGCACGCGCAGTACGTTCAGCCTGCAGACGGTGCCCCTCCCTTCTACGTCATGGGAGGTCACGTGGTTCCACCGTCCGCACCACCTTTCACAGGAGACTCGGGGCGTGACCCTTTGGGGTCATTCACACCCGTGGTGCCCAGCGCGCCGCCGTTGGAGGATGTTTTGTACTGA